The following are encoded in a window of Carya illinoinensis cultivar Pawnee chromosome 15, C.illinoinensisPawnee_v1, whole genome shotgun sequence genomic DNA:
- the LOC122296707 gene encoding uncharacterized protein LOC122296707 yields the protein MDKAWMHIKYRLHSSEYADGVKQFIDVAKACAPGRDCIRCPCRRCRNRTFHPIAMVQDHLFILGIDTSYMAWVFHGNEEILLEATDSEEEVPHAYNYNDYINDVDEMLDDIRVGSFMDNSGGTELNLDEGPSQHTTDDSIQPTFELLLENARKPLYPSYTYFSKLSIIVKLFHIKTVGSWIVKSFDMIIKLLQTAFPHALFSASFHDAHCLQWASMPANQHRIPQKVLRYFPLKPQLQRLFMSKKTAQSMRWHIEEHVDNPNFMRHPADSRVWKDFDNKHAWFAQDPRNVRLGLASDGFNPFNNMSKPYSIWLVLLLPSNLPPWLCMKDPYLMMSLLIPRPKAPGNDIDVFLRPLIDELTELWEEGIHTYDAYLRELFQLRAVLLWTINNFPAYANLFGWSTKGKLACPTCTTEIDSLWLVHGRKHCYMGYRRWLAPDHNWRRKKSAFNGKEEHCLQSKMVEGQALMEQLHEVSNVQFGKSAKKRKRIPNELNWIKKSKSKDTTNARRDLEDLGLRKELHLQHNGNQTSMSLACYMLNVNEQKSFCARLAEVKFPDGFVSNIVRCVNVTDGKIMGMKSHDFHIFMQYLLPVVIGGYLHYASIFNRVVFVF from the exons ATGGATAAGGCTTGGATGCATATTAAATATAGATTGCATTCCAGCGAATATGCTGATGGCGTTAAACAATTCATAGATGTGGCGAAGGCCTGTGCACCTGGTAGAGATTgcattaggtgtccatgtaggAGATGCCGAAATCGAACATTCCATCCCATTGCAATGGTTCAGGATCACTTGTTCATCTTAGGTATTGATACATCTTATATGGCATGGGTATTCCATGGCAATGAGGAAATTTTACTTGAAGCCACAgattcagaggaagaagttcctcatGCCTATAACTACAATGACTACATTAATGATGTtgatgagatgttagatgacatccgtGTGGGATCCTTTATGGATAATTCTGGTGGAACAGAATTGAATTTAGATGAAGGGCCTTCACAACACACCACTGATGATTCGATACAACCTACCTTCGAATTGTTGctagaaaatgcaagaaagccACTTTATCCAAGCTACACATACTTCTCAAAGCTATCAATCATAGTCAAGTTGTTTCACATAAAGACAGTTGGTAGTTGGATTGTGAAGTCTTTTGACATGATTATAAAGCTTTTGCAAACAGCTTTTCCTCATGCACTATTTTCGGCCTCATTCCACGATGCTCACTGCTTACA GTGGGCCTCAATGCCAGCTAACCAACATAGGATACCCCAAAAAGTCCTCCGATATTTCCCTTTGAAGCCGCAATTGCAAAGGCTATTTATGTCAAAGAAGACTGCCCAATCCATGAGATGGCATATAGAAGAGCATGTTGACAATCCCAACTTCATGAGACATCCTGCTGATTCTAGGGTATGGAAAGACTTTGATAACAAACATGCTTGGTTTGCCCAGGATCCTCGTAATGTCAGACTTGGTCTAGCAAGTGATGGGTTCAACCCATTCAATAATATGAGCAAACCGTATAGCATTTGGCTAGTGCTACTTTTGCCTTCCAACTTGCCCccttggttatgcatgaaagatccatacctAATGATGTCATTATTAATCCCTAGACCAAAGGCTCCGGGAAATGATATTGACGTGTTCTTGCGTCCCCTAATAGATGAGTTGACAGAATTATGGGAAGAGGGAATTCATACATATGACGCATACTTACGAGAATTGTTTCAGTTAAGGGCAGTTTTACTTTGGACCATTAATAACTTTCCTGCATATGCTAACCTTTTTGGTTGGAGCACGAAGGGTAAGTTGGCATGCCCTACATGTACCACTGAGATAGATTCACTGTGGCTTGTGCatggccgaaaacattgttatatgggctATCGTAGGTGGTTGGCGCCAGATCACAATTGGAGAAGGAAAAAGTCAGCTTTTAATGGTAAGGAGGAACACTGTCTCCAATCGAAAATGGTGGAGGGACAAGCTTTAATGGAGCAATTACATGAGGTCTCAAATGTGCAGTTTGGTAAATCGGCAAAGAAGAGAAAACGTATACCCAATGAACTTAATTGGATAAAAAAGA GTAAAAGTAAGGACACCACTAATGCACGTAGGGATTTGGAAGATCTTGGACtaagaaaagaattacatttacaaCATAATGGTAATCAAACTTCTATGAGCCTTGCTTGTTATATGTTAAACGTAAATGAGCAAAAGAGTTTTTGTGCACGCTTGGCAGAAGTTAAATTTCCTGATGGCTTtgtctcaaatattgttcggTGTGTCAACGTTACTGATGGAAAAATAATGGGAATGAAGAGCCATGATTTTCATATCTTCATGCAATATTTGTTGCCGGTTGTTATTGGTGGGTACCTACATTATGCATCGATATTTAATAGAGTTGTGTTCGTTTTTTGA